In Pseudomonadota bacterium, the DNA window GACGCGGCAAGCGCGGAGCACCAAGGCGCTCCGCGCGAGCATTCGAAAAATTAACGACATTTTCCATGCGCGCCTGCGTTTCCCTTTTATTACGCGTCGGCAGCTTCCTTCAGCTCACCGTCATCGCGCGAGATTTCTTCGCCGGTCTCTTGATCGACAACGCGCATGGACAGTTTGATACGTCCACGATCATCAATCGCGATACATTTGACCTTTACCTCGTCACCTTCGTTCAGGACTTCTTCGACCTTTGCGAGACGACGATTAGCGATTTCAGAAATATGCAGCAGACCATCTGTCTTGTGCATGATATTCACGAAAGCACCGAAATCAACGACACGGACAACTTTCCCTGTATAGATTTTGCCAACTTCCGGAACAGCGACGATGTCTTTGATCCATTTGATGGCTTTATCCGCAGAATCCGCATCAACGGAAGCGACGAAAATCGTACCGTCATCTTCGATATCGATTTTAGCACCGGTGACTTCAACGATTTCACGGATAACCGAACCGCCCGTACCGATAACCTCGCGGATTTTGTCACGCGGGATTGTAAAGCTGGTGATTTGCGGTGCAAAATTGCTCAACTCCTGACGGGAATCCGTCAAGGCTTTCGCCATTTCATTCAGAATATGGATACGTCCGTCACGTGCCTGATCCAGAGCGATACGCATGATTTCCTCGGTAATGGATGTAATCTTGATATCCATCTGCAGCGAGGTGATACCGCTTTCCGTTCCGGCAACTTTAAAGTCCATATCGCCAAGGTGATCTTCATCGCCCAGAATATCCGACAAGACGACGAAATCATCGCCCTCTTTAATCAGACCCATGGCAATACCCGCAATCGGGCGCTTCAACGGTACGCCGGCATCCATCAATGCCAGAGACGTTCCACAAACCGTTGCCATCGAGGATGAACCGTTTGATTCCGTAATCTCGGAAACAACACGCATCGTATACGGGAAATCTTCTTTGGACGGCAGCAGCGGGTGAACCGCACGCCATGCCAGTTTACCATGACCGACTTCACGACGGCCAACCGGACCGATACGACCGCATTCACCAACCGAAGACGGCGGGAAGTTGTAATGAAGCAGGAAGGATTCTTTATATTCACCTTCAAGTGCATCGATGATCTGTTCATCCTGACCGGTACCAAGCGTGGCAACAACCAATGCCTGTGTTTCACCGCGTGTAAACAGTGCAGAACCGTGCGCGCGCGGCAGAATACCGACTTCTGACACAATGGAACGTACCGTTTTGGTATCACGGCCATCAATACGTTTGCCGGTCTTGATCAGACCGCCGCGAACGATATCTGATTCAACCTGTTTGCACAGACCTTCAATAACAGAGGCTTCAATCTCGCCTTCAACAGCCATTTTTTCAACGGCAGCTGCGCGGACTTCCGCCAGACGCGTCTGACGCTCCTGTTTCACCGTCAGGTCGTAAGCAGCAGCAAAGTCCTTGCCGAAATCGCTTTCCAGTTTTTTCGCCAGTTTTTTCTTCTCAGCATCTTCCTCAGGGATATCCCAAGGCTCTTTAGCCGCTTTTTCGGCCAGATCAATAATGGCATCAATCACCGGCTGGAAACCTTTCCAACCGAACATCACCGCTTCCAGCATAACATCTTCCGGAAGCTCATTGGCTTCGGATTCAACCATCAGCACGCCTTCCTGCGTACCGGCGACGATCAGATCAAGTTCACTTTCAGCCATTTGCTCGGGCGTCGGGTTCAAAACAAACTCACCATTAACGCGTCCCACGCGAGCCGCACCAACCGGCCCCATGAACGGCATGCCTGAAATCGTCAGCGCAGCCGAGGTGGCAACCAGTGCCAGAATGTCCGGGGAGTTCTGGAAGTCATGCGACAAAGTCGTGCACAATACCTGAACTTCGTTTTTAAAGCCTTTGGCGAATAGCGGACGGATCGGACGGTCAATCAGACGCGATGTCAGCGTTGCGAATTCGCTCGGGCGTGCTTCGCGCTTAAAAAAACCGCCGGGAATTTTACCGGCAGCATATGTTTTTTCCTGGTAATGAACCGACAAGGGGAAAAAATCAAAAGCCGGGTTCACTTTCTTGGCACCGACAGCGGTTGCCAAAATCATTGTATCGCCGTAGCGGGCAACAACAGCACCGTCAGCCTGACGTGCTACTTTACCTGTTTCAAATGACAGGGTACGTCCTGCCCATTCAATTGTTTGCGTATGAATATCAAACATATTTTCTTTATACCTTTCTTGTGTCATCGTTGCCTGTTTCTAAGCGCAACGACGCATTCTGTGTAAGTTTAGAGCAGCTTTCGGACACCGTGTCCGGCTGCGCTTCAACCTCGTTTTTTGACGTGTTTGAGGAAAACTTCCAGGAGGGTCTATATTCCAAAACATCTCTTTAATAAAAATATTCCGGGCCGGATGTGCTGAAATCTAGACCCAAACACGCCCTTCGCCGTATAAATTGCATATTCCCGCCATTTTGTCAAACAAAGATTGGCGGGGGAAGAGCGCATCGGCCTGTGTTTTTGACTGTGCCGTCAATGGAAAACGCCCCGCTGTAAAGCGGGGCGTTTCTTATTTCATCGGCATTGTTCCTAACTAGGATTTCTTTCTGCCAAAAATATTACCTGTCATAAATTTGTTCTTACCCATAGCCCCTCCTAATTTGAGTGGCGCTGTCGTTATACCGCCTGCCAAGTTACCCATAGACGCGGCAGCCTGTCCGGCAACACCCATGCTTTGAGCGAATTCACCCATGTTCTCTTTCATAAAGCTCTCCACATGGCTTGCTTCACCACTGAAGTCCTGAGAACCGGCGCTACTGCCAAGCCAACTCATCGTCGAGTTCGGAATAATATCCACCAGTTTGAACGATGCGTTGACCAAGGCATAAGCCGAGAACACATAGATATAGGTGTTAATCACCTGGTCAATGATACCAAAACCACCGGAACCCATATTCGCGATCGACTGGTTAAAGGTATCATTCAGGTAGAGGATCATAGATTCGAAGATCAAATTACCCATCACGAAGCCGATGACCGTCAGTCCCGGACGCAGCAGCAGATTCAGCCAAGCCACATAGGCGGAAGATGCCATCGGTCCCATCAGACCCTCACCATCCGTACGCATATGCGCCAGAGCCACGACCGGTATCGTTGCGACCGCTTCCACCACGGAGACAATCCACGCAACGACGGCGAACATCACCTTGGTCCACGGAATCAGCGGCACGTAATACAGCAGCATCAAACCGGGGGTCAAACCGAAACTGGCAATCATACCCAGGAAGCTACCGACCGGACCGGCCATCAATGCCGTGATCATACCGCCGATCAGCGGCAGACCTGCGAACAAGGAGATAAAGGCCATCACACCGTAGAGGAAGATCGCTTTATCAACAATCTGGTAACCGGCATAAGCCAGCGATGCCATCGGGTGCGTATCCGTGCCGTAACCGCCGATTGAGATCAGAAGCGGCCCGTTATCCGACTTCATTTTATGAAGTGCCCAGTGGATAATCTTTTTACCTGCATCCATGTTGATGTCACTGGCACCCTGAATCGGGAAGCCTGCCAGCATACCGGAAAGACCGCCACCGCCAACCCAGGCAACAGCGTCACCAACACCGGTAACCATTGCGGAACCAACATTCCAGGCGCCGACAGCAACACGTTTTGTGCCGCTCCACAAACAGCCCCAGAAGCCGTCACAGCCACCGTCACCGCCCTCATCCGCACTGGGTGAACCGGTATTCATGGCACTGGGGCCTTCAGCAGCCGTTTCAACGACGACGGCCTCACCGAATGAGCGGTTGATACTGGCAATCTTGAAGTACCATGCGCCCATACCGGCCCAGCCCTGTATCGCCGCATCACCGGTAAAGGTACCGGCACCTGCGCCTGAGATATAAGGATCCAGATTAGCCGCTTTTGCCGTAGCCAGAGCATCCTCACGACCACCGCCACCGACGCTACCCGTATAAGCTGCAACCATCTGACCAAGACAGAGTGCGGACGCCGGATCACCGTTAAAGCCACCTGCAGTCGTGTTACAAGCAGGGTTAATTGCCGCAGCTGTCGCATTGGCTCCCGTTGGCGCATATGTCACGCTCGGACATGTTTGCGCATACGAACCCGGGTTTGCCTGCTGCGTTGTACTTGCCATTTGGCAGGCAATGCCTTCCATATCCGCATACAAATCGTTAAACAGATCCCATTCCGCTTGACGTACGTCTTGTTTAAACTGTGCAAATTCGTCAAACACCGCCCCTACGGGAACAGCCGGATACATCGCCGTATATAACGGGTCATAGTTAACGATATCGTTACCTTGAGGGTTCGGCAATGTAATACCGCCGCAACGATTCGGATTAGACATATCCCCGAAAGTAACCGTAATACTCGGCGCGTTCTTTGCGACATCTGTCTGCTGCACGATCGGACGCACAAACTGATCATGCACCGCCGGAGCACCTGTCAAAGCCAGCGCAGGTGTAATAGCCGGACTAGGAACATACGGTCCGCCAGGAAAGTTTGCCGTTCCCAAAGTTACTTCCTGCGCCATATTATGGCGTTTCATACATGTTAAACTCTCTACAGAAGGCACAATAACCGTCGTCGCCGGATTCTGCGACTGCACTAAATTGACAAGCAGATTGATATCATTTGTACCGTTGATATAGGTTGACCACATGTTACTGCCAAGGTTCGAGCCCCATTCCGCCAGTTTCATCACAACCAGCTGACCACCGTTGAACATACCGCCCACGGGGATCAGCATTGCCAGCGCGAATACAAAGCGGATCGGCGTCCAAACCATGTTATGACGACCGCCGCCGAATTGCCCCGTGCGTGCAGAGTCAATAACGATCGACACAATCGACCAGAACACAACAACAGAAGCAATGACCAGAACACCGGTACTGTAAGTACCGAACATCGGACCGATAGCCGACTGCATCGGTCCGCCACCGCCAATGGCACCCTGACGCAGAACTTTATCCAGAATACCCAAAGCCAAATCGCCCGTCGCAGACTGAGACCTGTCAAACAGTGCCGTGGGAGATGCCGCAACAACCGTCGAGAAATCCGTTGCAACCGGTACACCGCCCGGTGCCAGCTGGAAAATCTGCGCATGTGCAACAGTGCCAAGAACCAGATACGAAGCCGACATCACCAAAGCGGCAACGATGGTTGCAAACATCATCACGATGGAACCGAAAATACCCCATTGGTAAAAACCCATATTCGGGCGCGTCCGCAGGTTATACCACGCCTCCCCCATAATCTCGGAGACGGAAATTCTCTCACCTTCCGCGTTATATCCGTGACGCGTTCCGGGGTGATTAATCGGCAACAGACCTGACTGCGCAAGCATGATGGAGAGTGTTTGTACAAAAATCGGTCTTACATGGCTGAAATGCGCAAAAGACCGCCAAAACTGTGGGAGTAAAAAGAACGCCAAAAAAGGTTTTACGCCAGGACGCACCATTTTGACCCGCTCATGTCTACTACTCATACCAACACCCCTTGTTATTATAACCTCGCATATCCATGCCTGCCATTCGCCGGACTACAACACGAATCAGCCTTAAAAAGCTGTCAAAAGTCGCAGTTCGACCAATACTTCTATATTACACCTTTTTCGATATTTCGTCAAATGCACGTCTCTTTTTATTAAAGTTTTAAAATTATGCATAACAACACTTCGAAAAGGTCAAAATCTATTCCACCGCACCACGCAAAAAGTATTTCATATCAGCGATATAGACGAAAAAATCTTACATACGATTTACAACCAGAAATCCACGAAAAACAAGTCGGATTCCCCCTATCTACCCGCTATTTCTTACCCTTGCCTCTCTTCATCGCGCCGCTTATTCCGCGCGCCAATCCGCTTAGGCCGCCACTCACCGCACCACCGGCACTAATACCTGCCGTTGCGGCAGCTTGCGGTACAACCTGACCAAAGGCTTTCGCAACCTCACCCACAGCTTCACGCCCGAATGACTGCATTTGGAAAACCTCTTCCTCAAAGCTTGCAGTGCGTGGACCGCCAAGCCATCTGACCGTTGCATTCGGCATCAAATCCACCATTTTGAATGATGCATTCACCAGTGAATAGGCCGAGAAAATGTAAATATAGGTGTTCAGAATCTGGTCAATAATGCCAAAGCCGCCGCTTCCCATTTGAGAAATCGTGGTGTTGAAGGTATCGTTCAGATACAGGATCATCGATTCAAAAACCAGATTCCCCATCACAAAACCGATGACAACCAGCGAAGGCCGCAACATGATGTTCAGCCAGCCCATATAGGCGCTCTGCGCCATCGGCCCGACCAGCCCTTCCCCTTTTGTCCGTATATGCGCCAGCGCAATAATCGGCATCGTGACGATCGCCTCCAAAACACTTACGATCCAGGAGACTGCCGCAAACATAACCCGTATCCACGGAATCAATGGCACATAATACACAAACAGCATGGCAGGAACAAAGGCGATACCGCCCATCGTTCCGATAAAGCCGCCGACCGGCCCCATCATCAATGCCTCAATCATGGAACCGACCACCGGCAACGCCGACAGCAGGGAAAGCACGGCAATCGTCCCGTAAATCCCCAATGCTTTGTCCATAATTTCAGCACCGGCACGTGCCATCTCGGAAATGGGATGCACATTCTGGCCATAACCGCCAATCGTCATCAAAACAGCCCCATCCCCCTGTTTCATTTTATTCAAAATCCAGTGGATGATCTTTTTACCCGCTTCAAGATTGATATCCTCGGCACCTGTTACCGGAAAACCAACGAAGAAATTCGACCAGCCTTCACCGCCAAGCCATGCAATACCGCCTTCAATCGCACCTGCAATGTTTTTCGTAACCTCCCATGCGCCCTCTGCAAAGCCCCATGCTCCCTTTGCAAAGCCCCATGCACTACACGCCCAGCCAGGCAGCGAGCAACCACCATCATCCTCGGCAGTCGCGCTCTCGCCGCCTTGCGCGAGATTGCCGCCTGCCACAACCGTTTCCGGCTCAATGGACGAGCGGAATGTGCGGTTAATAGAGGCAATCTTGTAATACCATACCCCCATACCGGCCCAGCCTTGCGCAGCCATTTCCGTCACAAAAGCGCCACTTGTGAAATACGGATCAAGATGCGTCGCTTTTGCGGCGGCAACATCCGCATTCCGTGCCGTCATATATCTGTCGACAAAGTCATTAAAACAAGATGTATCAATCGGATTTTGGCCGTAACCACCGGCAGCACCACCTTGGCAGGCATTGCTATAGGTTACACCGGTCGGACAGCTATTGCCGTACAGCGCGGGGTTCGCGCCCTCACCCAAACTGACCATATGGCAGGCCATTTCCTGCATATCAGGCAACAGGTTGTTAACCGTATCCCATTCCGCCTGACGGACTTCCTGTTTGAATAATGCCATCGCGTCAAATGCCGTGCCAACGGGAACAGCGGGATAAGCCGCTGCATAATCCGGATCATAGTTAATAATATCAATACCGTTCGGATTGGGCAGATTGATTGACCCGCACAGATTGGGTGTATCCTCATTACCGAAATATATTGTGATATTGGGCGCATTCGCCAAAACCGCTGTCTGGTCAAGAATCGGGCGCACATATTCGCGGTGCGGGCTGCCCCATGCCGCAATCGGCATCATCGGTGCCATCGCCGGCGTCAAAGGTGTACCCGGATAGCCGCCGGCCGTAAAGACGGCACTGCCAAGCCCCACCTCATTCGCGATATTGTGTTTTGCCGCACACAGCGTCATTTCATGCAATGGGTTCAAAATAGTACCCGTCGGGTTCACAGACCTTATCTGGTTCCCCAGCAGACTTAAATCTGCCGTCCCCGCAACATAGTTGCTCCAAAGATTTGAACCGAGATTGGAACCGATTTCCGCAAATTTCATCATGATAAACTGGCCCGAATTAAACGCGCCGCCAATCGGAACCAACAGACCGATCGCAACAACGAAACGGATCGGTGTCCAGACAATGTTACGGCGGCCGCCGCCGATTTTACCGGAACGCGCGGTCTCCACGACCATGATCGTGATGTGGAAAAAGATAAACATGGAAGCAAGCACAAGCACCGCCGTGCTATATGTCCCGAACATCGGGCCGATATTCACCTGCATCGTTCCGCCGCCGCCCGATGCCCCCTGACGGAATACCCTGTCCAGAATACTGATCGCCAAATCGCCATGAGCCCCTGCGGGGGATCTATCAATCAGCGGGTTGCTTGTCGCAAGCGACACATTCGCCATATCCGTAGAGAACCCCGTCGGGTGATCAAAAATCTGTGCGCGCGCAACGGAGCCGCTCATAAAATAAAACAGCCCCAATACCAGGGAGCTGATCATACACACGAACATCATGATAACGGCACTGAAGGTTCCCCATTGGTACAAACCGGCATGCGGGTTGTTTTTCAGGTGATACCATGCCTCGCCAAGCAAAGAGAAAATTTTGATTTTCTTACCGTCAATCTGCGCACCGTAACGTATAGCCGGATGATAGGGCGGCAACAAATTCGCCTGCGCCAGAGATGTGGCCAGCAATTGTACAAAAATCGGACGGATATGGCTAAAATGTTCGAAGGATCTCCAGAATTGCGGAAGCAGGAAAAAGGCAAAAAAAGATTTGGCGCTCGGGCGCTGTATCTTGATCCGTTCCTGCCTACTCATGCGCACACCCCTTTGTTATATTACAGCCCCTTCGCCACCGGCCCGCCTTCATGTCATCCTGACCTCATGTCATATAGCACGAATCAGCCGCAAAAAACGCTTGCTAGCTGGAACAGACCGATATTTTCATTTTATCCCTTTTTCTACGATTTCGTCAAATTTATGACAGTTTTCATTAAAATACCATGCATTATATTACGTAAAAACAATAGCATAGCATAGACAGAATAAATGCCGCAAAATCGGCGGGAATATATTAACGAAATCTTAGGGGCAAAAACAGACCGCTTTAGGTGATGTTCCGGTCGTTTTTATCCGCTGTCCATTTACGCGGCTCCCCAAACAGATAACCCTGCCCGTAATCGGCATGTACATCAAGGAATTCGACCAATTGACGCTCAGACTCTATTTTTTCCACAATAAAATCAATACCATGGTAGTCAAAAGCGTCTTTCATACGCCGTATTTTTGTAAAACCGCCCGCTCCCGACAAGACCCGCATCAGCACAGCCCCGGAAATCTTGACATAGCGAATGTGGCAGGCCTGCATTTGTTCGAAATCAAAATCAAGATGCGTGACCCCGTCCATCGCAAAGCGGCACCCCAGACGCGACAACCCGTCCAGCACCCGCAGCGTTTCCGGATCAATGACGGCCAATTCCCCTTGCGCCAATTCAAAAACCAGACGCGGTGCCAGCAGGCGGTGCTGGGTCAGAAATTCCAGCAAATCCGCCATAAACTGTTGATCATTCAGTGTAAACGGGGAGATGTTACAGAAAAAAGAACGGTTTAAATTCCCTTCATCCGCCGTTTGTATCAGTTGCAGCGCATGCAGCAACAGCCTGTTATCAATCTCGGACAAAATACCGTCCTGCTTGGCCAACGGAATATAACGCTCCGCCGGAAGGTAAACATCCGGACGAACCCGGATGCGCGAATACATCTCGTAAAAGCGGCGTTTCCGTTGCGGCAATTGCACAATCGGCTGGATAAACATATCAATGCGGTCACGCGCAATCGCCTCCTGCACACAGCGGGTCACTTTGGCATCTGACCAGTCTGAAAAATCAGCCGCCGCAGATAATGATGAAAAATCAATATCTTCCTCGACGGGGCTTAAGCGCTCGGCCATAGCCGTTGTACCCGTCGCGGCATAGGCGGTTCCTGCTGCTGTGCGTACATCTTCCAGAAAAGATGCTTCAGGCTGTTGCGCAGACCGTTTCGGCTCCGCATCGGTTGACAAGGTTTCGGGCCGTCCCTCCAGAAGTTCCGCCAATGCGTCCGGCAAATCATCTTGCAATGATGCGGGCGGCACAGGTTTATTTGCCGTCGCACGCATCAAGCGCTCGTAATCTTTCCGCAGGCGCTCTTTATCCCGCAGCAATCTGCTGTAGACATATCCGCCCGCCCATAGACCGCCGCCAATACCCAGCACAATCAGCAGGATCAATGCGGACGCCGCCCCCGCAGCATACCAGACAAGTGAAGACACCAGCCCTGCAAGCACGACAGCGGCGGCATAAAGCATCACGCCGCCCGATATTTTTTTCTGCGCTAAGCGTACGCTTGATGTACGCGTCACAGCTTTTTGTTTTTTAATGATTTTTTTATTTTTTTGCTGCGCGGCCGGTCTCTGTAACACTTTCTTATTCAAGCTGTCACGCGGCGGCGCAACAGGCGGCAAAGCACGCTGTTTCTTGTTGCCTGTATGCGGTTTGATACGGATTTTCGGCTGCGACCCTTTTTTCACGGGCGGCAGCCCCTGTTTTTTACGGGCTGACATCATCACGATCGCTTCTTTTTATATTTCCGGCACCTTATATGGCACTCTCATCTCTGTACCATATAACATTAACGCATATAGCGTGCAGAGTCGATTCCTATGATCTGCGTCCAGTCCGAAATCTCTTCGGCAGCAATAATTTGCGACAGCTCG includes these proteins:
- a CDS encoding DotA/TraY family protein, which codes for MSSRHERVKMVRPGVKPFLAFFLLPQFWRSFAHFSHVRPIFVQTLSIMLAQSGLLPINHPGTRHGYNAEGERISVSEIMGEAWYNLRTRPNMGFYQWGIFGSIVMMFATIVAALVMSASYLVLGTVAHAQIFQLAPGGVPVATDFSTVVAASPTALFDRSQSATGDLALGILDKVLRQGAIGGGGPMQSAIGPMFGTYSTGVLVIASVVVFWSIVSIVIDSARTGQFGGGRHNMVWTPIRFVFALAMLIPVGGMFNGGQLVVMKLAEWGSNLGSNMWSTYINGTNDINLLVNLVQSQNPATTVIVPSVESLTCMKRHNMAQEVTLGTANFPGGPYVPSPAITPALALTGAPAVHDQFVRPIVQQTDVAKNAPSITVTFGDMSNPNRCGGITLPNPQGNDIVNYDPLYTAMYPAVPVGAVFDEFAQFKQDVRQAEWDLFNDLYADMEGIACQMASTTQQANPGSYAQTCPSVTYAPTGANATAAAINPACNTTAGGFNGDPASALCLGQMVAAYTGSVGGGGREDALATAKAANLDPYISGAGAGTFTGDAAIQGWAGMGAWYFKIASINRSFGEAVVVETAAEGPSAMNTGSPSADEGGDGGCDGFWGCLWSGTKRVAVGAWNVGSAMVTGVGDAVAWVGGGGLSGMLAGFPIQGASDINMDAGKKIIHWALHKMKSDNGPLLISIGGYGTDTHPMASLAYAGYQIVDKAIFLYGVMAFISLFAGLPLIGGMITALMAGPVGSFLGMIASFGLTPGLMLLYYVPLIPWTKVMFAVVAWIVSVVEAVATIPVVALAHMRTDGEGLMGPMASSAYVAWLNLLLRPGLTVIGFVMGNLIFESMILYLNDTFNQSIANMGSGGFGIIDQVINTYIYVFSAYALVNASFKLVDIIPNSTMSWLGSSAGSQDFSGEASHVESFMKENMGEFAQSMGVAGQAAASMGNLAGGITTAPLKLGGAMGKNKFMTGNIFGRKKS
- a CDS encoding EAL domain-containing protein encodes the protein MMSARKKQGLPPVKKGSQPKIRIKPHTGNKKQRALPPVAPPRDSLNKKVLQRPAAQQKNKKIIKKQKAVTRTSSVRLAQKKISGGVMLYAAAVVLAGLVSSLVWYAAGAASALILLIVLGIGGGLWAGGYVYSRLLRDKERLRKDYERLMRATANKPVPPASLQDDLPDALAELLEGRPETLSTDAEPKRSAQQPEASFLEDVRTAAGTAYAATGTTAMAERLSPVEEDIDFSSLSAAADFSDWSDAKVTRCVQEAIARDRIDMFIQPIVQLPQRKRRFYEMYSRIRVRPDVYLPAERYIPLAKQDGILSEIDNRLLLHALQLIQTADEGNLNRSFFCNISPFTLNDQQFMADLLEFLTQHRLLAPRLVFELAQGELAVIDPETLRVLDGLSRLGCRFAMDGVTHLDFDFEQMQACHIRYVKISGAVLMRVLSGAGGFTKIRRMKDAFDYHGIDFIVEKIESERQLVEFLDVHADYGQGYLFGEPRKWTADKNDRNIT
- a CDS encoding DotA/TraY family protein, coding for MSRQERIKIQRPSAKSFFAFFLLPQFWRSFEHFSHIRPIFVQLLATSLAQANLLPPYHPAIRYGAQIDGKKIKIFSLLGEAWYHLKNNPHAGLYQWGTFSAVIMMFVCMISSLVLGLFYFMSGSVARAQIFDHPTGFSTDMANVSLATSNPLIDRSPAGAHGDLAISILDRVFRQGASGGGGTMQVNIGPMFGTYSTAVLVLASMFIFFHITIMVVETARSGKIGGGRRNIVWTPIRFVVAIGLLVPIGGAFNSGQFIMMKFAEIGSNLGSNLWSNYVAGTADLSLLGNQIRSVNPTGTILNPLHEMTLCAAKHNIANEVGLGSAVFTAGGYPGTPLTPAMAPMMPIAAWGSPHREYVRPILDQTAVLANAPNITIYFGNEDTPNLCGSINLPNPNGIDIINYDPDYAAAYPAVPVGTAFDAMALFKQEVRQAEWDTVNNLLPDMQEMACHMVSLGEGANPALYGNSCPTGVTYSNACQGGAAGGYGQNPIDTSCFNDFVDRYMTARNADVAAAKATHLDPYFTSGAFVTEMAAQGWAGMGVWYYKIASINRTFRSSIEPETVVAGGNLAQGGESATAEDDGGCSLPGWACSAWGFAKGAWGFAEGAWEVTKNIAGAIEGGIAWLGGEGWSNFFVGFPVTGAEDINLEAGKKIIHWILNKMKQGDGAVLMTIGGYGQNVHPISEMARAGAEIMDKALGIYGTIAVLSLLSALPVVGSMIEALMMGPVGGFIGTMGGIAFVPAMLFVYYVPLIPWIRVMFAAVSWIVSVLEAIVTMPIIALAHIRTKGEGLVGPMAQSAYMGWLNIMLRPSLVVIGFVMGNLVFESMILYLNDTFNTTISQMGSGGFGIIDQILNTYIYIFSAYSLVNASFKMVDLMPNATVRWLGGPRTASFEEEVFQMQSFGREAVGEVAKAFGQVVPQAAATAGISAGGAVSGGLSGLARGISGAMKRGKGKK
- the pnp gene encoding polyribonucleotide nucleotidyltransferase encodes the protein MFDIHTQTIEWAGRTLSFETGKVARQADGAVVARYGDTMILATAVGAKKVNPAFDFFPLSVHYQEKTYAAGKIPGGFFKREARPSEFATLTSRLIDRPIRPLFAKGFKNEVQVLCTTLSHDFQNSPDILALVATSAALTISGMPFMGPVGAARVGRVNGEFVLNPTPEQMAESELDLIVAGTQEGVLMVESEANELPEDVMLEAVMFGWKGFQPVIDAIIDLAEKAAKEPWDIPEEDAEKKKLAKKLESDFGKDFAAAYDLTVKQERQTRLAEVRAAAVEKMAVEGEIEASVIEGLCKQVESDIVRGGLIKTGKRIDGRDTKTVRSIVSEVGILPRAHGSALFTRGETQALVVATLGTGQDEQIIDALEGEYKESFLLHYNFPPSSVGECGRIGPVGRREVGHGKLAWRAVHPLLPSKEDFPYTMRVVSEITESNGSSSMATVCGTSLALMDAGVPLKRPIAGIAMGLIKEGDDFVVLSDILGDEDHLGDMDFKVAGTESGITSLQMDIKITSITEEIMRIALDQARDGRIHILNEMAKALTDSRQELSNFAPQITSFTIPRDKIREVIGTGGSVIREIVEVTGAKIDIEDDGTIFVASVDADSADKAIKWIKDIVAVPEVGKIYTGKVVRVVDFGAFVNIMHKTDGLLHISEIANRRLAKVEEVLNEGDEVKVKCIAIDDRGRIKLSMRVVDQETGEEISRDDGELKEAADA